The Deltaproteobacteria bacterium region GGAGGGCCATCTTCGTGGGAGCGGCACCGATGCGCCAGCAGGTGCGTCCGGGTTCCTCTGAGGCATCGACGGGCCTCGTCGGTGCTGCGCGTTTGACGCCGCCTCGCCCGCGCTCTAGGTAGGGCGTTCCGCGGGCGCGCTGCCCGCCGAGGAGCTCTGCCATGGCCAAGTCCGCCCCCAAGCTCGAGGGTGTCGACCTCTTCGGATTCGAGGCGATGCTCACCGACGACGAGCGCGCGGTGAAGACGCAGATGCGCGCCTTCGTGGAGAAGGAGATCCTGCCCACCATCGGCAAGCACTTCGCCGCGGGCACCTTCCCCAAGCACCTCATTCCGCACCTGGGCGAGCTGGGCTGCCTGGGGTCGAACCTCACCGGCTACGGCTGCCCGGGGATGTCGAGCGTGGCCTACGGCCTGGCCATGCACGAGCTCGAGCGCGGCGACGCCGGCATCCGCAGCTTCTGCTCCGTGCAGGGCTCGCTGGCCATGTACCCCATCTGGCAGTTCGGCTCGGAGGCGCAGAAGAACAAGTTCCTCCCCAAGATGGCCAAGGGCGAGCTGGTGGGCTGCTTCGGGCTCTCGGAGCCGGACTTCGGCTCGGATCCCTCCGGCATGCGCACCCGCGCCGTGAAGGACGGAAACCACTACGTCCTCAACGGCACCAAGCTCTGGATCACCAACGGCACCCTGGCGGATCTCGCCGTGGTCTGGGCCAAGGTGGATCAGGGCGGCCCGGAGAGCATCCGCGGCTTCATCGTGGAGAAGGGGATGCCCGGTTTCACGGCGCGTGAAGTGGAGGGCAAGATGAGCCTCCGCGCGAGCGCCACCGCCGAGCTGAGCTTCCAGGACGTCCGCGTGCCCGCGGAGAACTTGCTCCCCGGCAGCGACGGCCTCAAGAGCCCGCTGATGTGCCTGAACCAGGCGCGCTACGGCATCGCCTGGGGCGCGCTGGGCTCGGCCACGGCGTGCTTCGAGGCCGCGCGCGACTATTCGCTGGCGCGGCTCCAGTTCAACAAGCCCATCGCCAGCTTCCAGCTCACGCAGCTCAAGCTCGTGGACATGCTCCAGGAGATCGTGAAGGGCCAGCTGGTGGCGCTGCAGCTCGGGCGCGCGAAGGACGCGGGCAACGTCACGCATCTGATGATCAGCCTCGCCAAGCGGAACAACGTGCGCATGGCTCTGGAGATCGCCCGCGAGGCGCGGTCCATCCACGGCGCGAACGGCATCACCGTGGAGTACGCGCCCATCCGGCACGCGCTCAATCTGGAGAGCGTGTACACGTACGAGGGCACCCACGAGGTGCACACGCTCATCCTCGGCAAGGCGATCACCGGGATCGACGCGTTCGGCGCCTGAGCATCACGCTGCGCGGGATGTCACTGGCACGTCGGGCACTGCAGGCGTGAGCTCTGGCTGGTAAGCTCATCGCAGGTGGCGTTCTGGAAGCAGGTGGCGATGGCGTCCTCGTTGAGGCAGGTGCGGCCGCTCGCGGGGTGCTCGCAGTCGTCCTCGCACTGCTTCTCGCTGGAGGTGATGGCGTTGCACGACGCGAGCTTCTTGCACACGGTCGAGCACGGCGAGCTGCCACAGCCCACGACCACCAGCGCCACCAGGACGACGAACGCGACTCGCATCGCCCCGACGCTAGCGCAGCAAATGCCCGCTGCACAGGACCCGTGGCCGCGTTATCAAAGGGCCATGGAAGCGCCGGTCGTGCTCTTCGACGGGGTCTGCAACCTCTGCACCGCCTCGGTGCAGTTCATCATCGATCGCGATCCCGACTCGGTCTTCCGCTTCGCCTCGCTCCAGTCCGAGGCGGGCCGCCAGGTGCTCGCCAGCGTGGGCCACACGGTGCCCGAGGGCGATCCCGAGTCGGTGCTGCTCGTGGAGGACGGCCAGCTCTACGAGCGCTCCGACGCCGCGCTGCGCATCGCCAAGCGCCTCAAGAGCCCGCTCCGCTTCACGGCGATCCTGCTCGCGCTTCCTCACGTGCTGCGCGACCCCGCGTACAAGTTCATCGCGCGGAATCGCTACCGCTGGTTTGGCAAGGCGACCGAGTGCCGGTTGCCCACGCCGCAGCTGCGTGCGCGGTTCCTCGATTGATCAAATCGACATCAGGTACGCGAGCAGGTCGTTCTTGTCCTGCTCGCTGAGCGTGGCCGTGTTGCCGTGCGGCTTGCTGCCCTTCATCTCCAGCACCGCGCGCAGCGCGAACGTCGCCGTGGGCACCACCGAGCCGCCTTCGACGCCGAGACCACCCGCGCCGCTCTCGAGCAGCGGGAACACGTCCCAGGTTCCAGCGAGCGGCGGAGGTGGCCAGCCACCAAAGATCGGCTCCTGCCACTCGGGGTGCAGCGGGAGGTGCACCGGCGTGCCCACGTCGTCGAAGTGGCCGCGCGTCTGGCGATCCTGATCCGCCGAGAAGGTCGGCCGCGGGTGACAGACCCGCGCCGAGCAGCCGACCTCTTTGCTCTCGAAGAGCTGCATGCCGTGCACCGCGTCGCCGTGCGTGCCGTCGGGCAAGGTGAGCTGCTTCGAGAACGCACCGTCGGCGGCCACGAACGGGTTCGGCGGCGGCGCGAAGAGCGCCTGGTAGTCGGAGAGCTCGCGGATCTCGTCGGTCGAGGGATCCGGGTTGTGGAAGCGATTGCGCGCGAGCACGTCGTGCGCGACCACGTCCAGCGTGGGCAGCGCCGAGGGCGTGAAGTACGGCGCGCTGTCGCGGATGCCGCGCAGCGTGGTCACCCGGTAGATGCGCAGCGGGTGCGTCTTTTCATAGAGCACGCCCGAGGTGTGGCCCTCCATGTGGCAGGCGTCGCAGCTCATGCCCGAGCGGCCCAGGTCGGTGAAGTAGATGATGTCGCCGAGCCGGCGCGCCTTCTGGTTCCACATGTTCGGGCCGTCGAAGGTGGCCGCGAGCGAGAGGTGCGCGGCGTCCTTGACGTCGAGGACGCTCACCGTGCCCGAGAGCCGGTTCACCGCGTAGAGCCTCTGCTTCTTCGCGTCGAGGCAGAGCGCGCGCGGGCCGGAGTGGATGGCCACGCTGGCGCGGTTGTTGGTCTCGAAGTCGCCGTCGGGGCGGATGTGCGGCGTGTTCGCGGGCGGCTGGATGTAGAGCTCGCCAACGAGCGCGTGCTCGGGATCGTCCTTGAGCAGGCCGGTGTCGAAGGCCAGCACGCGGCCCAGCGCGAGATCCGCGGCGTAGAGCCGGTTCTTCACGGGATCGATCGCCAGGCCCTCGAGCACGCCCGCGCCCATGCCCTTGTGGAGCAGCACCTGGTCGGTCTTGGCGTCGATCACCTCGACGCCGCCGTTCATGCTGACCTCCACCTTGTCCGGGTTGGGTCCCACGTTGGGGCCGATGGTGGACGCGAAGAGCAGGTCGTGCGTGGGGTCGTACGCGAGCGCGCGCGCGGCCTTGCCGCTCATCACGTATGCGCCGTACCTGGCCGTTCGGCCGCCGACGATCTTCACGCCCGGTCCGGGTGCGATGCGGACCGGCGCGGGATCTGGAGCGCCAGCCTGCGCGTTCGGCTTGAGGTGCACCACGTCGTCGGTGCCGATCTGCGCCACGTAGAGCGATCGCGACGAAGGCGCGACCACCGAGCGCGGCTGCCGACCCGGCACGCGGTGCGACTCGATCTGGCCGTTCGCGAGATTGACGCGCAGCAGCCCGCCCTGACGCGTGGTGACCCAGGCGCTGTCGCCGTCGAGCGTGAGCGCTTGCGGCCATTCGCCCAGCGGCAGCTTCTTCGACACGCCTGGTTTGCTCGTCGAGAACAGCTCCAGCGCGCTCTCGTACTCGTCGGCGACCACGAGCTGCGAGCCGTCCGCGGTGATCGCCAGCGCCCGCGGCCCGTCGCCCGCATGGATCACGTCGTGCTGCCCGCTGTCGGTGTTGTATCGATATATCTCGTCGGTCGTCGGCGAGGCCACGAAGAGCGCGCTGCCGTCGGGGGTGAGCGCGCAGGCGTAGGGCTCGGCGAAGTCCGCGTCGTTGACCACGGTGATGCTCGCGGTGCCGGGCACCCGGCTGCCATCGGCGTGGCGCACGCTCACGGTGGCCTTCATGCTGTCGGTGAGCGCGTTGAGCTTCTGCGGCGGCAGACGGAGCGTGAGGTGGCTACCGTCGATGAACGTCGCGGGAATGGCGACGGTGAACGGACCTTCGAAGCTCACGAGGTCGCCATTGCGGAAGCCGCCGCCGTAGACCGTCAGCGGGTAGCTGGTCTGGTTGCTGATGACGGTGGGACCAATGGTGTCGAGCCGCTCGGTCACCGGCGGGGGCGGCTTGGGGCCGAGCGCGCTGTAGAGGAAGTACGCGCCACCGCCGAGCACGACGAGCGCGATCACGACCGCCACCATCAAGGAGTTCTTGGTCACGTTGCGCTCGGTGTGGTGCGGTTCACGGCAGCCTCCGCAGGCTGGTCCAGGGAAACGGCGCCCAGAATGGGGTCGTCACCTGCTCGCCGTCGAGCGAGAACCAGGCCTGCCCCGGCGCGGCGTTGAGCACGTGGAAGCTCTGCGCGGGCATGAAGCCCTGGCCCACCAGCGCCAGGCGGTGGCCCTTGCCGTCGTCGGCGATGTCGAGCACCAGCACCGCGTGCCCGAGGTCCTTCGCGGGCAGCACGAAGAAGTCGCCGGGCTGCAGCGCCGCGCGCGCGACGGGCTTGTTGTACGCCCAGAGCGAGCGCGTGCCCGCGTAGGTGAAGACGAAGTCGAGGTACTTGCGAAACGCCGCGCGAGAGCCGTCCGCCGAGGCGCCCGCGCTCCACGACACTTTTTGCCCCGACACCTTGGGCCGCATGCCGCTGCGCCAGTCATCCCACTTCGCGGGCGCGCCGCTGGTGAGCGTGTACTGCAGGCCGTCGCGCGACGCGTTCGCCCAGTGCCACTCGGCGTTCAAGCGGATGATCGAGTCCGCGCACTGCTGCAGATCGCGATCGCCGACGTCGAGCGCGGCCACGGCGGCCACGCGCGGATCCGTGCCCAGGTGCACCACCGAGCCGTCGAAGGCCAGCACTGGCGCGCCCTCGGGCAAGAGCGGCAGCGTGCGCAAGAACGCGCCGAACGACTTCGGATCTTCCGCCACGCGCACGAAGCCCGCAGGCGGCGGAAAGGCGCTCTCCAGGGTGCGCACCGGCTGCTTGGCGTCGAGCCACACATAGCGCGCGCGCTGCGCGGCATCGGGCGGCACGGGCGCTGCGGCGAGGAGCGCGAGGGCGAGCGCGGAGAGCACGGCGGGAGTCTAGGGCGATTGTCCGCTTCGGGAAATCGAACCGAAAAGCCCCCTCGCCCGTTGGAGGCGACCATGACCCCTTCCATCGCCCTCCTGGTGCTCCTCGCCTCGCCCACGCTGCCTCCGCCGCTGCCGCCCGTCGAGCCGCCGACGGTCGAGAAGCTCCAAGACGCGAAGCCCGACAACAAGGAACTGAAGTCGCTCGTCGACGCCGACCAGGCCGATCGCCAGCACCCGCCGATGGATCCCAAGGGATTCCACGCGGTGATGGACCGCGATCACCAACGGCTGGCGCGTGTTAAAGAATTGGTTAAGTCCAACGCGCCGCAGACGGCGAACGACTTCTACGCGGCCGCGCTGGTGCTGCAGCACAGCGAGTCCCTCGACGACTACGCGCTCGCGCGCACGCTGGCGCTCGAGTCGGCCAGGCGCGGGGGTGCGAAGTCGCTCATGCTCGCGGCGGAAGCCTGGGATCGCTGGCTGATGAAGGCCGGTTACCCGCAGCACTTCGGCACGCAGTACCGGCCCAAGGCCGACGACAAGACGACGTTCGAGCTGGCGCCCATCGACTCTGCGACGACCGACGCCGAGCGCGTGAAGTGGGGCCTTCCGCCCCTCGCAGAGATTCCAAAGACGATGTCGCTGCACTAACGCGCGCTGGCGAGCCGCTTCACCGCATCGTGGATCTCGCGCGCGTCGAGCGCCGCGAAGCCCAGGCGTGCTGCCGACTGCGGCTTGCCGTCGAAGGCGAAGCGGCTCGCGGGAAAGAACGCCACGCCGCGCTCGAGCGCGCGTTTGGCCCACGCATCGACGTCGATGCCCGGCTCCACCTTCGCCCAGAGTGAAATCCCGCCAGCGGGGACTTCGAACTCGAGCGCGTCGCGCAGGTGCACATGCAGCGCGTCCGCGAGGGCGTCGCGGCGCGATTGATAGATGCGGCGCATGCGTCGTGCGTGCCGCTGCACCTCGCCGTCCTCGAGGAGCTCGGCCACGGCGCACTCCACGAGCTGATCGCCCTGTCGATCGGCGATGGCGCGCAGCGCGGTCATGCGGGCCATGAACGGAGCCGGCGCGACCGCGAACCCGAGCCGCAACCCCGGCGCGAGGATCTTGGAGAGCGTGCCGACGTAGACCACCGCGCCCGCGCGATCCGCCGACGCGAGCGGCAAGATCGGCCGGCCCTCGTAGTGGAACTCGTGGTCGTAGTCGTCCTCGATCACCGCGAAGCGATGCGTCTCCGCGAGCTGGAGCAGACGCAGCCGTCGTCCCGGAGAGAGCACGGCCGTCGTCGGATATTGGTGGTGTGGCGTGAGGTACACCGCGCGGATCTTGTGACGCGCGAGGTGCGCGGCGAGCTTGTCCACGTCGAGCCCGTGTGCGTCCACCGGGAACGGCTGGAGCTGCGCGCCCGCGAGCTTGAGCACCTCCCACGCCGGCCGATAGCCGAGGGCCTCCACCGCCACCACGTCGCCCGGACGCACCAGCGCGCGGGCCGCGAGATCCAGCGCCATCTGCGAGCCTCGGGTGATGATCACGCCTTCGGCCCCGGCGGCGACACCGCGCGTCTGGGAGAGCATCTCCGCCACCGCCGCACGCAGCCGCGGATGACCAGCAGAGTCCGCCGCGTAGTCCAGCAGCGTGCGACCGTGCACACGAAGCGCGCGTCGATACGCACGCGCGAGCGCGCCCGCGGGCACGAGCCGCAGATCCGGCACGCCGCCGCCGAGCGAGAGCACGCCCCGTGGCAGCTTCGGCGCGAGCGGGCTCGGCGGGGCAGGCTCGAGCTCGAACGTGGTGCGCGCAGGCAGCTCGGTGCGCAGCGCGCCCGCGAAGCGCCGCGGCGTGACCTCGGGCAGCGCGCTCGACACGAACGTCCCGCGCGCCGGTTCGGTGGCGATCCAGCCCTCGGCCTCGAGCTCCTGGTACGCGGCGAGCACGGTGTTGCGGTGGATGCCGAGGGTCTCGCCCAGGGTGCGACTTCCCGGGAGCGCCGCGCCCGGCCGCAGCCGTCCGCGCCGGATCTCCTCGGACAGCGCGCGTGCAAGCTGCAGGAAGAGCGGCGTGTCCCCCTTCGGATCCAGCGCGATCGCGAGCTGCCAGCGCATGATGCTGGTCTAAGTGATTTTGTGGTTCTGGTCCATCTGCACAGACCAGATCGGCGTCATGCTGGAACCATGGATCCGCTCCAGCGCCTGACCGCCGGGCCCGCGTGGCTCGCCACCACCGACGCCGATGGCTCGCACCGCATCACAAGCGTTCTCGCGACGCGCCAGCCCGAGCACCTGGGCTTCGACACCTCGGCCCTCCCGCGCGGACGGCAGGCGCTCTTGCGCGCAGAGCACGAGCTCGCGTCGCCGTTCGAAGATCGCGCGCTCACCCACTGGGCCGAGGCGCGCGGCGTCCTCGACGAGCGCGGGCTGCGGCTCTCGAGCGTGCAGGCAGGTCTGCCGTCGGGCGTGGACCGCGCGCTCCTCGAGCGGCTCTGGCTTCGCGGTGAACCGCGCGACGCCGACGCGATCCAGGAGCTCTTCGATGCGCATCCGGAATCGCGGCCCGCATTCCTCGAAGGACCGCCAGGCTTCTCGCTGTGCTGCGCGCTCACCCACGCCGAGCGCGAATGGGCCGTGGACATGCTCGCGCCGCTCTATTGGAACGTGGGGCTGCCGCGCGAGCTCCTGGCGCGCGCGGTCCACGGCGCCGTGTGCAACGTGGGCGCGCGCGACGCGAGCGGCAAGCTGGTGGCCCACGCGCGCGCCATCTCCGACGGCGCCAAGTACGCGTGGGTCTACGACGTCGTCGTCCATGAAGCGCTGCGCGGCAAGGGGCTCGGCCAGGCGTTGATGAAGCTCCTGCTCGATCACCCGCGCGTGCGCGGCGCGCGCCAGGTGCTGCTCGCCACCCGCGATGCACAGAAGCTCTACGCGCGCTTTGGCTTCATCGATCGCCGGGACGTACCGCCCAAGGCCTACACCTCGACGGAGATGGTGCTGCGGCGCGCCATCTGACCTTCTCGTTTGACGCCGTTTCCGCGAAGATCGACCCGCGACTTCCCATGGCTGGGCGCTCGCGTGTCGAACTCCGGGAGCGTGGATGGCCAGGGCCTTGGACGAGGAGGAGCTGCGCGCCCTCTACGTCGAGCTCGCGCCGGCGGTGCACCGGCGCGCCCTGGCCCTCCTCGGCGACGAGAGCGAGGCCTGGGACGTGGTGCAGGACGTGTTTCGCAAGCTGGTCGAGTCGCCCGCGGCCTTTCGCCGCGAGGCGCGGCCCATGACCTTCGTGTACCGCGTGGCCACCAACCTCTGCTTGAACCTGCTCCGTGCCCAGCGCGTCCGCAGCCGCGCCGATGCGCCTTCCGAGCCCGCGCTCCAGCCTGCGCAAGCCGACGCACGCGAGCTGCTCATGCACCTGCTCGATCGGCTCGACGAGCGCGCGCTGCAGATCGCCACCCTGCACTTCTTCGACGGGCTGACGCAGGAGGAGATCTCGGACGTCATCGGCCTCTCGCGCAAGACGATTGGCCTGGAGCTGCAGAAGATCCGCGCGCTGGCCGCGGCGCTCGGCGGAGGCGCCGCATGAACCACCTCTCCGATCTCACGCTCGACGAGCTGGCCGGCCGCGAGCTGAGCGCGCCGCACCTGGCCGAGTGCGCGGCCTGTCGCGCGCGGCTCGAGGCGTTTCGAAGCTTCCGGGCGCGCTCGCTCGCGAGTCCGCGCTTCGAAGAGATCCGCGCGTCGCTCAAGCCGCCTCGGCGCATGCGCTGGGTGCCCTTTGGATTGGCGCTCGCCGCCTCGCTCGCGCTGGCGCTCGTCGTCGCGCCGCGGCTCGGGCCGCACGAGCGCATCAAGGGCAAGCCCTTCTTGCAGTTGGTGACCGCGCGCGGCGAGAGCGCGGGGCCCGTCTCGCCCGGCGCGCGGCTGGGGCTCACCGTGAACGGCGCCGGAAGCGGCTACGTGCTCGTGGTGGCGCTCGCGCCCGACGGCGGGGTGTCGCAGCTCTGGCCCGTGCACGGCGAGGTGAGCGGCGCCATCCCGCCGGGCTCGGCGCGGCTCGAGCCGCCCTTCGAGGTCACGCCGGGCTCGGCGCACCTGGTGGCGCTCTTTTCGGACGCACCGCTCGACGCGCGCGAAGTTCTTAACCATCCGGTGACATCCACAATCCCCGGCGAGCGCGCCCGCGCCGAGACCGACCTGGTGGTCGAGGAGAATTCGCGATGAGCCCTCGTGTGCTTGCTGGCTGCGCGCTGGCCTTGGCGCTCGTGCCTCCGTCGTCCGCGCACGCGCGCCGCTGGGCGGTGATCGTGGGCAACAACGTGGGCGACGCCGATGACGCGCCGCTGCGCTACGCCGAGACCGATGCCAGGCGGCTGGCCGACGTGCTCGCCGAGGTGGGCGGCGTCCACGCCGACGACGAGGTGCTGTTGCTCGGACGCAGCGCGGCCGACGTCGCGCAGACGCTCAAGTCGCTCGAGGAGAAGCTGAGGCTCGAGGCCCAGCCGGCGGATCAGCTCATCGTCTACTTCAGCGGCCACGCCGACGAAGGCGAGCTGCACCTTGGCGGCGGGCGCTTGCCGCTCGCGGAGCTGAACGCGTACGCGCAGCGGGTGCCCGTGGGCGTCGCGGTGTTGATCCTCGATTCGTGTCGATCCGGATCCGTCACTCGACTGAAGGGTCTCAAGCCGCTGGGCGGAACGGCGGTGAGCGTGGAGCTGCCCGAGGTGCGCGGCCGCGTGGTGATCGGCTCCTCGGGGCCGGACGAGCTCGCGCAGGAGTCGGACGCGGTGGGCGGATCCTTCTTCACCCACCACCTGCTCGCGGCGCTGCGTGGGCTCGCCGACACCAGCCACGACGGCGTGGTCACCCTCGAGGAGGCGTACACCTACGCGTACGCGCACACCGTCGAGTCCACGTTCGCCACCGAGGGCGGCGTGCAGCACCCGAGCTTCCACGTGGATCTCCGCGGTCAGGGCGCGCTCGCGCTCACCGCGCCCGGGCGCGCGCGCGGAAAGCTCCGGCTCGAGCTCGCAGACGTCGCTGAAGTGCTGGTGGTGAAGTGGCCGTCGAACGAGCTGCTGGGCGAGTTCGTGAGCCCGGCCGGCGCGGCGGAGCTCGCGGTGCCGCCGGGTGCGTACGCGGTGCGCGTGCGTCGCGGCGCGCAGAGCGCCGAGCGGGAGATCACCGTGCCCGAGGGCGGCTCGGCCGTGCTTCACGACGGCGACTTCGAGCTCACCGCCGTGGCCCCGACGCGCTCGCGCGGACCGATGGACACGGTCCGGCTCGCGGTCGGCGGCTCCGCCGGTCTTGGCCTGACGCGGAATGCCTCGACCGGTGTGGGCTTTGGCATCGGCGCGGAGCTCGACTCGCCCGGCTGGCCGAGCGTGGCCAAGCACCTCGCGGTGGATCTCGCCGCGCGCTCCAGCGACGCGACGGGCGAGGTGACCTACCGCGAGCGCACGCTCGATCTCCGCGCCGGTCCGGGTTGGGTGAGCTGGCTGGGCCCCGCCCGGCTGCGGCTCGCGCCCGAGCTCGGCGCCATTGGCGTGCTTCAGGATCGCCTGCCGGGAAACCTGGCTCGCAACTCGCTGGCGCCCGAGCTCGGCGCGAGCGCCGCGCTGGAGCTGGGGCTCGTGGGGCCGGTGGCGGTGTTCGCAGATGCGTTCGGCGGCGGCGCGCTCTTGAACACGGTGGTGGGCGCGGAGCTGCGCCCGCGCGTGGACGGCGTGCTCGGGCTGGCCGTGCGGATCTGAGTTCCCATCGAAGCGAGCGCGCGTGTCCAAGGTCGGTCGACGCACTGGAGCGAATCATGAAGCGACTGATCCTGGCGGCGCTGATCCTCGCGGGCTGCGGCAAGCCGCTCTACGAGTCGAGCGGGAGCACGAGCGGAAGCAGCGGCACCTCGGGGCAAACGCAGGACATCACCGTCACGGGCACGCGCCGCGCGCCGAACGTGATGTTCGTGGTGGATCGCTCGGGGTCCATGGCGGACAACCCGGACGACAGCTCGGATCCCTCGTGCGTGGGCACATCCGGGCAGCACGGGTACACGTGCAAGTGGGACCAGCTTCTCTCGTTGATGGCGGGCGACGGCATCAATTCGGGCTATGTGCAGCAGCTCCAGGACACGCTGGGGCAAGCAGCCGGTGAACCCGCACAGCTTGGGCTCATCACGTACGCAGGTTCCGCAGCGTGCGACGTGGGCGTGGTCCAAGAGGCCGTCGCAGCCAACAACGCGGCCAACATCAACCGGGATCTGGATGCGATCGCGCCCCAGGGCGGCACGCCGACCGCTGCCACGCTCGCGGTGGCACGCGACGCGCTCCTCGCAGCTGCGGACAGCACCGGCCGCGATTCGTACGTGGTGCTCCTCACCGACGGCGCGCCCAACTGCGATCCGAATTTCCCCGCGACCTCCGCCAACTGCCAGGACGGCACCCAATACTGCGTCGGCGCCAACGCGTGCGTTCAGTCGAACGGGACACTCGATGGCGCGGCGCCGCTCGGTTGCCTCGACGAGGACGCCTCCGTCGCGGCAGTACAGGACCTCTTCAACAACGGCATCCAGACCTTCGTGATCGGCTTCGGCGCTGACTTCAACGACACCGCCAGCCTGGCCAACGACACCCTCAACAAGATGGCTCTCGCAGGCGGCGAGCCGTTTACCGCCAATGGCGCGCTGACGACGTCGTTCTACCGAGCCAGTTCTGCCGCCGACCTCGGGGCCTCACTCCAGGACGTGTCCAATGCCATCCAGAACCGCTGCGGCTTCCGGCTCGCCGAGGCCGCGCCGGTAACCATCTCGGCTGCCAAGGTGCAGAGCGGCAGCACCACCATCTCGCTCACCCTGGGAACGATGCTGCTCAGCACCGACCGCAAGAGCCTCACGCTCTCCGACACGGTCTGTCAGGAAGTCTCGGGCGACCAGGTCTCGTTCATCTTCACGCCGTAGCGACAGGACCACGCCATGAAACGCGTCTTCTTGCTCGCGGCCATCGCTCTCGCGGGGTGCAACCAGCCGCTCTACGAAACCTCAACCACTGGAACGAGCGCGACGGGCGCCAGCGCCACGGGCACGTCTCAGACGAGCAGCTCGGCCGCTGGGGCGAATGGCGCAGCCGGCGCGACCGGAGGCACTGGAACAGGGGCGACGACGGGCGGCGTCAGCAGCGGAGCCGGCGTGACCGGCGGAATCACGACTGCCGGAGCGACGACAACCACACTCAGCAGCACCATGGGCGCCACGGGCTTCTCCGGCTCCTCGATGAACGCGTTCCTCGGCCAGCGCGTTACGCCGGAGATCGTGTTCGTGGTCGACCGCTCGAACGCGATGGCCGCACCGATCAACACCGCCAGCCAGGACTCCAAGAGTGTGGAGGTGCGGTACGGCCTGACCGACGAGCTGGTCGCTCTGGGCCGCTCGTTCTCCAGCGACGGCGGTGCTCCGATGGTGGGGCTCGTCGACTATCCCAAGTGGACCAGCGCCGCGCCCGAGGGCAACAACCTGTGCCTTCCGGCTGAGCTCTCGGTGGCGCTCACGCCGCTCGCTGTGGCAGCGGATGGCTCGAACGAGGTCCCGACCGCAGATGCGATCGACAGGGCGGTCGCTGGACTGACGCCGTTCGGCCAAGCCCCGCTCGTGAGCGGCCTCACCAAGGCGCGGGCGCTGTTCGATCCATTCGCCGACCGGTATGTGGTGGTGATCGCCGCGGGCGCACCGAACTGCAACCAGGCCTTCGCCGATCCGCCAAGCACTTGCGTCGACGGATCTTTGGGCTGCGTATTTCCGGGCTCGTGCTACGACGCGAGCGGAAACGCGGAGAGCAGCGACACGCCGCTGGGCTGCGCCGACACCGACCTTGCCTCGAGCACGCTCACCAACATGGCACAGGGCGGGATCCCGACGCTCGTCATCGGCGTCGGGGCGGATTTGCAGGACCCGACCTCTACGAGCCACGTCGCGCTGGACCAGCTTGGGCTCGCAGGTGGCCTGCTCCAACCTGCGGACGACGGGGGCGCGCACTTCGAGCTCGCGACGGACCAATACTCGCTGCAGGCCGCGCTCTCGCA contains the following coding sequences:
- a CDS encoding caspase family protein codes for the protein MSPRVLAGCALALALVPPSSAHARRWAVIVGNNVGDADDAPLRYAETDARRLADVLAEVGGVHADDEVLLLGRSAADVAQTLKSLEEKLRLEAQPADQLIVYFSGHADEGELHLGGGRLPLAELNAYAQRVPVGVAVLILDSCRSGSVTRLKGLKPLGGTAVSVELPEVRGRVVIGSSGPDELAQESDAVGGSFFTHHLLAALRGLADTSHDGVVTLEEAYTYAYAHTVESTFATEGGVQHPSFHVDLRGQGALALTAPGRARGKLRLELADVAEVLVVKWPSNELLGEFVSPAGAAELAVPPGAYAVRVRRGAQSAEREITVPEGGSAVLHDGDFELTAVAPTRSRGPMDTVRLAVGGSAGLGLTRNASTGVGFGIGAELDSPGWPSVAKHLAVDLAARSSDATGEVTYRERTLDLRAGPGWVSWLGPARLRLAPELGAIGVLQDRLPGNLARNSLAPELGASAALELGLVGPVAVFADAFGGGALLNTVVGAELRPRVDGVLGLAVRI
- a CDS encoding VWA domain-containing protein; translation: MKRLILAALILAGCGKPLYESSGSTSGSSGTSGQTQDITVTGTRRAPNVMFVVDRSGSMADNPDDSSDPSCVGTSGQHGYTCKWDQLLSLMAGDGINSGYVQQLQDTLGQAAGEPAQLGLITYAGSAACDVGVVQEAVAANNAANINRDLDAIAPQGGTPTAATLAVARDALLAAADSTGRDSYVVLLTDGAPNCDPNFPATSANCQDGTQYCVGANACVQSNGTLDGAAPLGCLDEDASVAAVQDLFNNGIQTFVIGFGADFNDTASLANDTLNKMALAGGEPFTANGALTTSFYRASSAADLGASLQDVSNAIQNRCGFRLAEAAPVTISAAKVQSGSTTISLTLGTMLLSTDRKSLTLSDTVCQEVSGDQVSFIFTP